TACTGGGAGCGGTCAGTCTGGAGGACGCGGTCCGGCCGGAATCGCGGCAGGCCGTGGCCGCCCTGCAGAACCGGGGAGTCAAGGTAGGGATGATCACCGGCGATGCCCGGCAGGTGGCGCAGGCCGTGGCCACGGACCTGAACATCGACGAGGTGTTCGCCGAGGTCCTGCCCGCGGACAAGGACAAGAAGGTGGCCGAACTCCAGGGCCGCGGCCTGAAGGTGGCCATGGTGGGCGACGGCGTCAACGACTCCCCTGCACTGGCACGGGCCGAGGTGGGCATCGCCATCGGTGCCGGCACGGACGTGGCCATGGAGTCCGCCGGGGTGGTACTGGCCGGCAACGACCCGCGGGCCGTGCTGTCCATGGTGGACCTGTCCCGGGCGAGCTACCGGAAGATGTGGCAGAACCTGGTGTGGGCCACCGGCTACAACATTCTTGCCGTGCCGCTGGCCGCGGGCGTCCTGGCCTTCGCCGGGATTGTCCTCTCCCCAGCAGCAGGCGCCGTGCTGATGTCCGTGTCCACTATTGTGGTGGCGTTGAACGCCCAACTGCTCCGGCGCCTGAAACTGAACCCCTCGGAGGTACGTTAGAACGACGCTCTCTCACCTTTCGCCGCTTTATCCACGACGCTCTCTCACCTTTGACCACCGGCGCTAATCTGCAGGAAGGAGGAACCGCCAGTGACTGCAACCACCCGCCGCCTGGCGGCCCTGCTCGGCAGGACCGGCCTGCTGGCTGTTGTGCTGGCCATCGCGGCCGGAATCCTGGGGATGCACGTCCTGACCGGCGACCACTCCGCGCACGGCGCCGGCTCCCACGTCCCCGGGCACGCCGCCGTCGGCCATCCCCCTGGTGACCATGCCCATCCTGCAACCCACCACGCTGCGGAGGAATCCTTCACTGCCTCCGGTTCCTGCGGCTCCGGCTGCCCGGGAGTGCACGACGCCGGAGTGTCCTGCATCCCGTCAGCCAAGGCGGGAGCGCTCGCCGTCTTCCCGCCGCAGGCCACGGCTGCGGCGCAGCTTGCCCTTGAAGCAGGCACCCGTCCTCCAGCTGCCTACTCCTACATTCCAACAAGTCCCACGCCCTGCGAACTGTCCATCAGCCGGACGTAAACCGGACTGCGCCGCGTGATGCGGCACGCCAGATCAGCCCGGTTAAACTACTTTCCTGAGGACACATCCACCATGAACACGCAGATCAAAACGCTGTCCGTCGCCGCCGCCCTGGCGGCCTCGCTCGGCCTTGCCGGCTGCGCCGCCGAGTCGGGAACCTCCGGCGGCAACGGCATGCACACAAACCACTCCAGCTCCAGCCCCATGTCCAGCATGATGCCGGACGCCGATGCTGCGCATAACCAGGCCGACATCATGTTCGCCCAGATGATGATCCCGCACCACGCCCAGGCCGTAGAGATGAGTGACATCATTCTTGCCAAGCCGGACCTGCCCGCTGAGGTCACCGCCCTTGCCACCAGGATTAAGGACGCCCAGGCTCCCGAAATCGAGACCATGACAGGGTGGCTGGAGAGCTGGAAGGTGCCCACCATGATGAGCGACCACTCAGGGCACGGCATGTCCGGCATGGTGGACGAAGAAGGCATCGACAAGTTGAAGGCAGCGACGGGAACGGATGCCGCCCGGCTCTTCCTCGAGCAGATGATCGGACACCACGAAGGCGCCGTTGAGATGGCACAGCAAGAGATCGGAGCCGGGAAGTTTCCCGAAGCCGTCCAGCTCGCCCGCGACATCGTCGCTGCACAGGAATCCGAGATTGCCGAGATGAAGCAGCTGCTGACCACTCTCTGACCCCGAAAGCTCTCTCACTTCCTGCCACAAACCGCCAGCCCTCTCTCACCTCCTGCAAGGTGGGTGGGAGAGGGCCCGGGTGGGACCCGCCAAAAGGCTCCGGTGGGAGTACCCCCGATCAACCCTTACCGGTGTTGACGTGTTCGGGGCGGATGCCTATGCCGACAAACCGGGCCATGACGCGGCGCAGCAGCGGTGAGGCAACCCGGAGAACCCCAGGGACCCAACGGGGCGCGACGCGGTTGCCGGTGGTTGCCCGTGCGAGCGCCCTGTGTCCGGCACGCTGAAGCCGCTGCATGATCTTCACCGGCTTTTCGCGCCGCCGCTGCACGCCCGCGAGCTTTTTGCGTGGGGCGGTCCCGGCCGCGAGGTCTTCCGTGATGGCGTTGGAGAGCGCAACGGCGTCCTGGATGGCGAAGTTCACCCCAACGCCAAACATTGGTGACATCGCGTGGGCGGCATCGCCGATGGCGATAAACCCGGGGCGGTGCCAGCGCCGGAGCCGGTTGATCCGGACGGAGAGGAGCTTGACCTGGTCCCAGTCCTTCAAGGCATCGACCACCGGCAGCAGGACGGGCGCGGCGTGCGTGATCCGTTCACGGAGGGCGCCCAGCCCAGCCTTTTCCAGTGCTTCAAAACCGCCTTTGGGAATGACCATGCCCGCCTGGTACCTGTCGCCACGGTCAATGGTGAGGACCATCCCCTGCGACGAGATATAGCCGAGCGTTACAGGCGGCGGCTTGGGCGGTTTGGGAAGGCCGAACCACAGCACGTCGATAGGGACACCGAACTCTTCAGGTGTTAACCCGGCCGCAGCGCGCAGGACCGAAGCACGCCCGTCCGCAGCGACGGTCAGCGTCGCCCGGATCTCACTCCCGCCGTCGGGTTGGGTGGTCCGCACGCCCCGCACCTGGTCCTGGTCCATGATGAGTCCGGTGGCCTCTGTGCTCATGCGCAGCTCGAAGTTGGGGTAGGCGGCCGCCTCCCTGGAAAGGAAGTTCAGGAAGTCCCACTGCGGAGCGAGAACCAGGAAGTTGTCCGGAGTCGGCAGGGTGCGGAAGTCAGCGATTGTGATGCGCTGGCCGTCCACCACGGCATCGATGGTGGACAGCTGCGTGAGTGGCAGTTGCAGGAACTTCCCGCGGAGCCCGAGTTCGCCCAGCAGGGTCACGGTGGACGGATGAACGGTGTCGCCCCGGAAGTCACGAATGAAATCTGCGTGCTTCTCCAGCACGGTGACCTTCAGGCCGGCCCGCGCAAGCATGTAACCGAGTACCATCCCGGCCGGGCCGCCCCCGGCAATCACGCAGTCACGTTCGGGACGGTCCTCATCAGCCATGTCGTCCTGCCTGTTCTCCGCCTCTGATCTGCTTCCATGGTGGCGGCAGTGGGACTGATTGGGTAGAGAGAGCGTCCGGGGAAAATCTGCAGGACGTGAGAGAGCATCCCTGGCGGGTTCAAGGGGTCATTGCAACACCTGAGTGATTGGGGTGTTGTTATGGGCTTTGGTCGGCCTGAGATCTTGCGTGAGGTGGCTCGGGTTTTCTGGGAGGCGAGGTCTTCTGGAGCATCTGATGAGTTGGCGGCGGAGGCGGCCGGTCTTTCCCCGTCAGCGGCCCGGGTGATCGTCCGTCAGCATGGTGGGGTGAATCCTGCAATTAGGCCTGCCTGCCGACGGTTCTTGTCCTTCCATGAACGCGAGCTGATTGCCGTGTGGCGGGCCGCCGGATGCGGGACACGTGAGATCGGCCGGCGTTTGGGCCGGAGCCCGTCCACCATCAGCAGGGAACTGGGCCGGAACATCCGCAATGAAGGCAAGCGCCCCTACCTGGCGTCCTCGGCGCAGAACCGGGCGCAGAAGCTGGCACGCAGGCCTAAGACCCGGAAGCTGGCCGTTAATGAGGCCCTGGCACTCTACGTTGCCGGGATGTTGACGGCCCGGGAACGGTTGTCCCCGGAGCAAATCAGTGCCCGGCTGCGGATCGATTTCCCCGATGATGAGAGCATGCGCATCAGCCCCGAGACGATCTATCAGTGCATCTATATCCAGGGCCGCGGCGGGCTGAAGGCCGAGCTTGCCGCTGCCCTGCGGACGGGCCGGGCCGTGCGCCAACCGAACCGGCGGGCCGGGAACCGAAAGCCCCGGGTCCCGAAGGAACTACTGATCAGCGAACGCCCCGCGGAGGCCGAAGACCGGGCTGTGCCCGGACACTGGGAGGGCGATCTGATCATCGGTACCCCCGGCACCGGGGCGATCGGAACACTCGTGGAACGCAGCAGCCGCTTCGTGATGCTCCTGCACTTGCCCAACGGACACACCGGCGAGCAGGTACTGGCCGCCATCCATGAAACCTTGCCTACGCTCCCGGCTCAGCTGCGCCGGACCCTCACCTGGGACCAGGGCGCGGAGATGGTCGGCATTCACGAACGCGTCAAGATAGCCACCGGAGCGGACGTCTACTTCTGCGACCCTCACTCACCCTGGCAGCGCGGCACGAACGAGAACACCAACGGACTCCTGCGCCAGTACTTCCCCAAAGGCATGGACCTCAGCACCGTCACCCCCGAGGACCTCGACTACGCCGCCGCGGGCCTCAACGGTCGCCTACGCAAAACCCTCGGCTGGAAAACACCCGCCCAAGCCCTCCAACAAATACTGGAAGAATCAGCAGCATAGAACGTGTTGCAACCACCACTTGAATCCGCCCCTGGTAAAACCGCGATAAGTGAGGGAGCGTCGGGCGGTTGCATGTTAAGTTGAAAGGCACGGACTCACTGGTCCGCGCACCAGCTGGAAAAGAGACATCTCCTTGGACACATCCGCACCAGTAAGAATCTTGACCGTCTGTACCGGCAACATTTGCCGCTCCCCCGTGGCCGAACGGCTGCTGCAGGCAGGACTCGACCAGGTGGTGCTTGGCGGCTTCCAGGTGACCAGCGCCGGCACCCGGGCAATGGTGGGATACCCAATGCAGCCCATTTCCGCCAACATCGTCCGAACTTTTGGCGGCGATCCGGAGGGCTTCCTGGCACGCCAGCTAACCCCCCAGATCCTGCGCGGGGTGGATCTGGTGCTGACCATGACGTCCGGGCACCGTGGTGAAGTGCTTCAACTGGACGCGTCGCTGCTGAAGCGGACCTTCACCATCCGGGAGTTCGCGCGCATGCTTGACGTCTTAGACGGGCAGGCGTCCGCCTCCGGGGGGCAGGTCCCCGTTATTCCTGCCGCAAAAGGGACCGACGACAACGATTCGCTGGCTGCCACCGCGGCCTTTTGGAAGTCCCTGCCCGCCAGGGCCGCCGGGGTGCGGCACCTCGCCCTGCCTCCGGATGCTGCCGATAACGACATCATCGACCCCTACCGGCGTTCGGCCGAGGTGTATCGGCAGATGGAGGACGAACTGGCTCCCGCCATCGTCTCCATCCTCCGCCACGCCCGCCTCAATGCCCCGGTTCGCGGGAGCCGCGCGGGTTCGCTGTAACGTTCCGGCGGACCCGGCACCTCCCGCGAACCCGTTAGAAGCCCGGTTGGCCCGCGTCCGCCGTCGTAATGTTGCCCTGCCGTCACTGCGGATTTCTCTGCGGGTTTTCTGCGGATTTCCCCGATGTGTGGCCAGGCGGGCCGATGCTAATTTTCGGGAATGGCCATACAGCCGAACCTTCTGACCAGCGAACCTTCGACTCCCCCCACGCCAGGGGACCGGGGCAAGAGGCACGTGCTCCGGAACACCGTCCTGGTGCTCGTGGCGGTAGCAGTCCTGGTTACTGCCTCCGCCGGCGCGTACCTTTTCAACCTGGCACAGATTTACGAATCCGGAGTCACCACCATCGAGGATGCCTTCCCGGATGAGTCCACGCGCCCCAAGCCGCGGTCGCAGGCAGCTGGCCCGGGAAGTACGGCCGGCGAGCCGGGAGGAGTGGCGGTCGAGCCTGGAAACGCGGCCGGCGAGCCGGGCAATGTTCCCGGAGCCGGACCCGCGGCTGCGGAAGCGCCTGGCGCCGGAAACGGCAACTCCGTCACCATCCTCGTGATGGGCAGCGACAGCCGCGGCGCCACCATGGAGGAGGCGTTGTCCGGAGCCAACTCGAACCAGCGCGCGGACACCCTGATGCTGGTCCACATTCCGGCAGACCGCTCCAGGATTTTCTCTGTCTCCCTCATGCGCGACCTCTGGGTCGGCATTCCAGGCCACCGCGAGGCCAAGATCAACGCCGCCTTGGCCTACGGCGGGGTACCGCTGATGGTGCAGACGGTTGAATCGCTCTTCAACCATCGGATCGACCATGTGGCCATGATCGACTTCGAGGGTTTCGTGGGCCTCACTGACGCCCTGGGCGGGGTAGAGGTCAACATCACGAAGCCGTTCGTGTCCAGCCACGAGAGCTACAGGTTCAAGCAGGGCCCATACCTCCTGGACGGGGAGCACGCCCTCGAGTTCGTCCGCGAGCGCTACGCGTTTTCCGACGGCGACTACCAGCGGGTGCGGAACCAGCAGGCCTTTGTACAGGCCCTGTTCGCCAAGAACCTCAAACCTGAGACCCTCCTCAACCCGGTGAAGGTCCACAACGTCATCAGCGCCATTGCCCCGTTCATCAGCGCGGACCGGGGACTGGACGCCGCGGCCCTCGCCCGGCTGGCACTGGAACTGCGGGAGGTACGGTCCGGGGACATGAAGATGTTCACCCTGCCTACGCTGGGAACCGGGACCTCGGCGGACGGGCAGTCGATTGTGATCCCCGACCGCACGGCCATTGCGGGGATCTCCCGGGCCCTTGCAGATGACAGTTTGGATACGTTTGTAGCCAACAAGGGGCTCGCGGGCGGACACTGATCCCACCCCTATTCAAGAGGTGGAGGCATCATGAGTACCCCAGGCGGTTCTGACCCATCCGGGGGCACCGGCCCCTCCGACGCAGATCCTCCCGGGGGCAGCATGGTCGCCCATGGGCGGCGCCGGTGGATCGCAGCACTGCTGGCGTTGGTGCTGGTGGCCGCAGCCGTCTTCGCGGTAGTCAGCCTCAACCAGGCCGGTTCCGGGGCGCAGCCGGCGGCGGCACAGAACGAATCCCCCAGCCCTGCGCCGTCGGAGACGCCTACGGAAACAACACCCGCGCCTCCGCCACCTCCGCCGCCACCGCCGCCACCGCCGATCCCTGAGCATCCGGCCGTGCCGATGAACGTGCTGCTGATCGGCAGCGACCTTAGAGGCATTGCGAAAGATGCAGCAGCCCATACGGCGGCGACCGGCGAACCCCAGGACCACCGCGCCGACACCCTGATGGTGGTCCACGTACCCGCCGACCGCCGCACGCTCTACATCATCTCCATCAATCGGGACATGTGGGTGGACATCCCCGGCTTCGGCGGCGCCAAGATCAACTCCGGCCTGCAGTACGGCGGCATCGACATGCAGGCCGCCGCTGTGCAGTCGCTGCTGGGGATCACCATCGACCACACGCTGATGGTGGACTTCGGCGGGCTCAAGGTGCTGGTGGAAGGGTTGGGCGGGATCGATGTCAACGTTCCGGTCCCGTTCCAGTCCACCCACGACACGGGACACGTGTTCGGGCCGGGTGTGAACCATCTGAATGGGCAGGCGGCCCTGGAGTTTTCCCGGGAGCGTTACGCCTTTTCGGACGGCGACTTCCAGCGGGTGCGCAATCAGCAGGTCCTGCTCCGCGCCATCCTGGCCCGCCTCACCGCCGGTGGAGCGCTGAACGATGTCACCGCAGTTCGGTCCCTCGTGGATTTGGCTTCCTGCTGCCTTACCGTGAACAAGGGCTTTGACCCGGTGCAGGCGGCCATTCTGGCCTACAGCCTGCGCAACCTCGACCCGAACGCCATCGGCACCATGACGCTGCCGACAGCCGGATCAGGTTTTGTCGCCGGCCAGTCCGTGCTGTTCCCCGATTACGGCGGCATCAACGCCGTGGCGGCAGCGCTGAGGGAAGGGCGGATCGGCGACTTCGCGAGACCGTAGCCGGGTTCGCGGGACCGCAGGCGGCAATCCGCGCTGTTCAACCCGGGCTTACCGGGCGTTCACCCGCGGGAAAGCGTCCATGCGCCGGGCGACGGCACCCTGAGGGCATGACCTCCAACTCCCGCACTGAAATCTCCCGCCGCACCATCGTCACGGGTTCCGTCCTGGCTGCCGCAATGGCCTCCGCTCCGGCCGCAGCCCAGGCAGGTGTCCCCCGCCAGTCCCCAACCGGCGTGGCCCTGGTCCGCAACCGCCTCACCCTCCCGAGCGGCATCGCCACCGGCGACGTGACATCGGATTCCGCCGTGCTGTGGTCCCGCGCGTCCGGGGCAGGCCGGATGACGGCCGTCCTGCGGGCAGTGAACGACGGCGGCGGGATCCTGCGGGGGCGCGGCGCCTTTGAGCGCACCCTCCGTGGGCCCAGGGCCACCCAGGCCTCGGACTTCACTGCCAAGATCCATGCCGGGAACCTGCCGTCCAACACCCGGTTTGCACTTGAGATCAGCTTCGAGGACGACGGCGGTGCTGCCGGCGAAACGGTCCGGGGCACCTTCCGCACCGCCCCCGACGCCGGGACGTACCACGGCAAGGGCCGCACCGGCGGGACGGGCAACGGCGGTGACGTCCCGTCGTCGTCCGCCCAAAGCTTTGTCTGGACCGGCGACACCGCCGGGCAGGGCTGGGGCATCAACGAGGAAATTGGCGGGATGCGCGGCTACCGCGCGATGCACCAGACACGGCCAGACTTCTTCATCCACTCCGGCGACACCGTCTACGCGGACGGGCCGCTCGCCGAAACCGTGGTGGAAAAGGACGGGCAGGTGTGGCGCAACCTGGTCACAGAGGAGGTGTCCAAGGTGGCCGAGACGCTGACCGAATTCCGCGGCCGGCACCGCTACAACTCCATGGACGCCAACATGCGGGCCATGTTCGCCGATGTTCCCGTCGTTGCCAACTGGGACGACCACGAGACCACCAACAACTGGTATCCCGGCGAGATCCTGGACGATCCCCGTTACACCGTACGTGACGTCAACACCCTCGCGGCCCGCGGCCGCCAGGCGTGGCAGGAGAACATGCCCATCGCAGACAGCGCCGCGCTGTGGCGGCCGGGAACGTTCGACGACGCCGGCCAGTACCAGCCTGCGCGCATCTACCGGAAGGTTTCACGCGGTCCGCAGCTGGACATTTTCTGTCTGGACATGCGCACCTTCAAGTCTCCCAACACCGACGGCAAGGAGCAGTACGCCACGTCCATTCTGGGGCAGGAACAGGCGGACTGGCTGATCCGCGAAGTGTCGGCGTCGAAAGCCACATGGAAAGTCATCGCCGCCGACCTGCCGCTGGGCATCATCGTGCCCGACGGCGCCGTCAACCAGGAGAGCCTGGCAAACCGTGATCCGGGTGCACCGCTGGGCCGCGAGCTCGAGATCGCGGGAGTGCTCAGCGCATTCAAGCGGAACCGGGTGAAGAACGTGGTGTGGCTGACCGCCGATGTGCACTACTGCGCGGCCCACCACTATTCGCCCGAGCGCGCGGCATTTACCGACTTCGACCCGTTCTGGGAGTTCGTGGCCGGTCCGATCGCCGCCGGGTCTTTCGGCCCCAACGCCATGGACGGCACGTTCGGGCCCGAAGTGGTCTTTTCCAGGGCGGGCCGCTTCCCGGGCGAATCACCGCGCGGCGGCGAGAACCAGTTCTTCGGACACGTCCAGCTGGATGAGGAAACCTTCACAGTGAGCCTGCGGAACGCCAACGGCGCCACCGTCTTCTCAAAGGTGCTGAACCCGGAGCGGTAGCCGGATAGCTTCCCGGGTTCGGCTTTCCGGGCCTTCGCGGGAGAATAGGGCTCCTAGCGGAGGTCCGGGAGGCGCCTGTCCAAGTATTTTCCTGTGAAGACCAGCACCGCTGTCAGCACCAGGACCGCGGCGAAGTAGTTGAGGGTCCCGGTCACGCCGAAGCTGACCCCCACCATGCCGCGCAGCACCAGGTACAGACCCAGCATCAGGATGACGAGCCCTGCGGCAATGTGACCCACCCGAGTGCCCTTGGATACCGAGGTTCCGGCCGGGAACGAGGCCGCATACTCGCGGGGCTGCCCAAAGGCCGCCTCGCCGCTTTCGCCGCTCTCGGCCAGGTGGCTGCTGACTTCCTGCAGGGTGCTGCTGATCATATCTTCGTTGTGTTTCCGCTGGCGCAGTTCGTAGGCCAGGGCCTTCAGATATTCCTGTGACGACATTTAGTGAGCCTTCTTTTCCTCTAGCAGGTCCATGACGAGCACAGCGAACCGGGTCCAGTCACCCAGTCGCTCGGCCACCGCTTCTCTTCAGTCATGGCTAGATAGGTCACAGACTATGTTGCCTGCCAACTATCCTTGCTCCCGCGGCAAACCGTCCTCGTCCGTTTATCTTTCCGCCCCTTGGGTACGCCGCTGGTAGTGTTCCTGCATTCGGCAAGGCACATCGACGGGGTGATTTCTCTTGAAAGACGACGGGCTGACACAGGCAGTGCAGGAGGCCGGGGCGGTGGAGCTGCTGCTGATCCGGCACGGTGAGAGCGAAGGCAACGTGGCCGCCACCGAGGCGCGGCTGGCGGGAGCCGAGGTCATTGAGGTACCCGCCCGGGATGCTGACGTGAATCTGTCCGATACCGGGCGGGAACAAGCCAAGGCGCTGGGAACCGCGCTGGCCCGGATCGCCGAGGAGTTCCGGCCGGATGCGGTGGTCTCCTCCCCCTACGCCCGGGCCTGGCAAACGGCGGAAATCGCAGTGGAGACAGCCGGCTGGCCGCTCAAGGTCCGCACCGATGAACGGCTGCGCGACCGCGAACTCGGCATCCTGGACCGGCTGACCAGGCGGGGCGTGGCGGCCCGCTTCCCTGAAGAAGCCGAGCGGCGGGAGTGGCTGGGCAAGATGTACTACCGCCCGCCGGGCGGGGAATCCTGGGCGGACGTGGCACTGCGGCTGCGCTCGGTCCTGGACGAACTGAACAACCTCAGCACGGGTCACCGCGTGATGCTGGTCTGCCACGACGCCCTGATCATGCTGTTCCGGTACGTGCTGGAGGGTATGACCGAGCGGGAGATCCTGGACCTCGCCGCCGGCACGTCGGTGCTCAACGCTTCCCTGACACGGTACGTGCGCCCGTCCGGCGAAGGGCCCTGGAAACTGGAGAGTTTCAACGTGGCAGACCACTTGGCCGAGCAGGGCGTGACCGTCACCGAGCACGCCGGAGATACCAGTGTCCACCCGAAATGATTCCAACGGCGCTCCAGCCGGCGGCTCTGGAGTCACCACCCTGGTGACGCCGTCGCTGCTGCGCGACTGGCCGTTGCCTGCACCGGGCGAGGACAAGTACTCGCGCGGCTCGGTGCTGGTGATAGGCGGGGCGCGGGCCACACCCGGCGCCGCCCTCCTGGCGGGGGCTTCCGCCCTTCGTGCGGGTGCCGGCAAACTCACCCTGGCGGTTGCCGGGTCCGTGGCGGTGCAGGTAGGGGTTGCCCTGCCGGAATGCGGGGCCATGGGCATGCCCGAGACGGCTGACGGGTCCTTGACCGGGGAAGGGCTGGACCGCATCTCTACCTACCTGGACCGGGCCGATACCGTGCTCATTGGTCCGGGCCTGGACGATCCCGGTTTGGCGGAGGACCTGCTGCGGGCGCTTCTGGAGCGGGAGGCCTCCGCCGGTGAGCCGGACGACGGCGGCGGTTCCGCCGTCGTGCTTGATGCCTATGCCCTGGGCGGACTGGTCAAGCTTGAGGATCAGCTCGACCCGTGGCGGGGCCGCCTGATCCTCACCCCGAATCCCAAGGAAGCAGCCATTCTGCTCGGCCGCGAGGTGGAGGACCTCGAAGCGGATGTGGCCGAAATTGCCCGCCGGTTCGACGCTGTGGTGAGCTGCCAGGGCCTGATCGCGCGGCCACCCGGTAACGCGCCCGAGGAATCTGAAATGTGGAAGATCACCACGGGGTATGGGGGCCTGGGCACGTCGGGCAGCGGTGATGTCCTGGCCGGAGCGATTACGGGCGTCCGCGCCCGGGGAACCAGCGGTGCGCAGGCTGCATGCTGGGGTACGCACCTCCACGCGGCTGCCGCCGACCGCCTCGCCAGCAGACTGGGCCCGCTCGGATTCCTGGCCCGTGAACTCGCTGACGAGCTTCCCGCGCTGATGCTGGAACTGAACACCTGAAGCCCGCATGGGGATGGCCCCCGGCCGAAGCCGGGGGCCACCGTATCGGTAAGTTCGGGCGTACACTGCCGATGCGCTGTTTAGCGCTGTGGCGTGCTCAGAATGGCGAAACGCCCTAAGAGGCAGTCAACAATCAATACCCGACTTCCGATCCTATGTTGAAACTAGGCGGCAATCTCCTGCTTTGCCCCCTTCGTTTCGATCTCGATCTTGCGCGGCTTGGCCTTTTCGGCGACAGGAATCCGCAGCGTCAGAACACCGGCGTCGTAGCTGGCCTTCACGTTGTCAGTATCCAAGGTGTCCCCGA
The window above is part of the Pseudarthrobacter sp. NS4 genome. Proteins encoded here:
- a CDS encoding FAD-dependent oxidoreductase, encoding MADEDRPERDCVIAGGGPAGMVLGYMLARAGLKVTVLEKHADFIRDFRGDTVHPSTVTLLGELGLRGKFLQLPLTQLSTIDAVVDGQRITIADFRTLPTPDNFLVLAPQWDFLNFLSREAAAYPNFELRMSTEATGLIMDQDQVRGVRTTQPDGGSEIRATLTVAADGRASVLRAAAGLTPEEFGVPIDVLWFGLPKPPKPPPVTLGYISSQGMVLTIDRGDRYQAGMVIPKGGFEALEKAGLGALRERITHAAPVLLPVVDALKDWDQVKLLSVRINRLRRWHRPGFIAIGDAAHAMSPMFGVGVNFAIQDAVALSNAITEDLAAGTAPRKKLAGVQRRREKPVKIMQRLQRAGHRALARATTGNRVAPRWVPGVLRVASPLLRRVMARFVGIGIRPEHVNTGKG
- a CDS encoding alkaline phosphatase D family protein, with translation MTSNSRTEISRRTIVTGSVLAAAMASAPAAAQAGVPRQSPTGVALVRNRLTLPSGIATGDVTSDSAVLWSRASGAGRMTAVLRAVNDGGGILRGRGAFERTLRGPRATQASDFTAKIHAGNLPSNTRFALEISFEDDGGAAGETVRGTFRTAPDAGTYHGKGRTGGTGNGGDVPSSSAQSFVWTGDTAGQGWGINEEIGGMRGYRAMHQTRPDFFIHSGDTVYADGPLAETVVEKDGQVWRNLVTEEVSKVAETLTEFRGRHRYNSMDANMRAMFADVPVVANWDDHETTNNWYPGEILDDPRYTVRDVNTLAARGRQAWQENMPIADSAALWRPGTFDDAGQYQPARIYRKVSRGPQLDIFCLDMRTFKSPNTDGKEQYATSILGQEQADWLIREVSASKATWKVIAADLPLGIIVPDGAVNQESLANRDPGAPLGRELEIAGVLSAFKRNRVKNVVWLTADVHYCAAHHYSPERAAFTDFDPFWEFVAGPIAAGSFGPNAMDGTFGPEVVFSRAGRFPGESPRGGENQFFGHVQLDEETFTVSLRNANGATVFSKVLNPER
- a CDS encoding DUF305 domain-containing protein, giving the protein MNTQIKTLSVAAALAASLGLAGCAAESGTSGGNGMHTNHSSSSPMSSMMPDADAAHNQADIMFAQMMIPHHAQAVEMSDIILAKPDLPAEVTALATRIKDAQAPEIETMTGWLESWKVPTMMSDHSGHGMSGMVDEEGIDKLKAATGTDAARLFLEQMIGHHEGAVEMAQQEIGAGKFPEAVQLARDIVAAQESEIAEMKQLLTTL
- a CDS encoding DUF6153 family protein encodes the protein MTATTRRLAALLGRTGLLAVVLAIAAGILGMHVLTGDHSAHGAGSHVPGHAAVGHPPGDHAHPATHHAAEESFTASGSCGSGCPGVHDAGVSCIPSAKAGALAVFPPQATAAAQLALEAGTRPPAAYSYIPTSPTPCELSISRT
- a CDS encoding LCP family protein, whose amino-acid sequence is MSTPGGSDPSGGTGPSDADPPGGSMVAHGRRRWIAALLALVLVAAAVFAVVSLNQAGSGAQPAAAQNESPSPAPSETPTETTPAPPPPPPPPPPPPIPEHPAVPMNVLLIGSDLRGIAKDAAAHTAATGEPQDHRADTLMVVHVPADRRTLYIISINRDMWVDIPGFGGAKINSGLQYGGIDMQAAAVQSLLGITIDHTLMVDFGGLKVLVEGLGGIDVNVPVPFQSTHDTGHVFGPGVNHLNGQAALEFSRERYAFSDGDFQRVRNQQVLLRAILARLTAGGALNDVTAVRSLVDLASCCLTVNKGFDPVQAAILAYSLRNLDPNAIGTMTLPTAGSGFVAGQSVLFPDYGGINAVAAALREGRIGDFARP
- a CDS encoding IS30 family transposase; the encoded protein is MGFGRPEILREVARVFWEARSSGASDELAAEAAGLSPSAARVIVRQHGGVNPAIRPACRRFLSFHERELIAVWRAAGCGTREIGRRLGRSPSTISRELGRNIRNEGKRPYLASSAQNRAQKLARRPKTRKLAVNEALALYVAGMLTARERLSPEQISARLRIDFPDDESMRISPETIYQCIYIQGRGGLKAELAAALRTGRAVRQPNRRAGNRKPRVPKELLISERPAEAEDRAVPGHWEGDLIIGTPGTGAIGTLVERSSRFVMLLHLPNGHTGEQVLAAIHETLPTLPAQLRRTLTWDQGAEMVGIHERVKIATGADVYFCDPHSPWQRGTNENTNGLLRQYFPKGMDLSTVTPEDLDYAAAGLNGRLRKTLGWKTPAQALQQILEESAA
- a CDS encoding histidine phosphatase family protein, with protein sequence MKDDGLTQAVQEAGAVELLLIRHGESEGNVAATEARLAGAEVIEVPARDADVNLSDTGREQAKALGTALARIAEEFRPDAVVSSPYARAWQTAEIAVETAGWPLKVRTDERLRDRELGILDRLTRRGVAARFPEEAERREWLGKMYYRPPGGESWADVALRLRSVLDELNNLSTGHRVMLVCHDALIMLFRYVLEGMTEREILDLAAGTSVLNASLTRYVRPSGEGPWKLESFNVADHLAEQGVTVTEHAGDTSVHPK
- a CDS encoding HAAS signaling domain-containing protein → MSSQEYLKALAYELRQRKHNEDMISSTLQEVSSHLAESGESGEAAFGQPREYAASFPAGTSVSKGTRVGHIAAGLVILMLGLYLVLRGMVGVSFGVTGTLNYFAAVLVLTAVLVFTGKYLDRRLPDLR
- a CDS encoding low molecular weight phosphatase family protein gives rise to the protein MDTSAPVRILTVCTGNICRSPVAERLLQAGLDQVVLGGFQVTSAGTRAMVGYPMQPISANIVRTFGGDPEGFLARQLTPQILRGVDLVLTMTSGHRGEVLQLDASLLKRTFTIREFARMLDVLDGQASASGGQVPVIPAAKGTDDNDSLAATAAFWKSLPARAAGVRHLALPPDAADNDIIDPYRRSAEVYRQMEDELAPAIVSILRHARLNAPVRGSRAGSL
- a CDS encoding LCP family protein, which codes for MLRNTVLVLVAVAVLVTASAGAYLFNLAQIYESGVTTIEDAFPDESTRPKPRSQAAGPGSTAGEPGGVAVEPGNAAGEPGNVPGAGPAAAEAPGAGNGNSVTILVMGSDSRGATMEEALSGANSNQRADTLMLVHIPADRSRIFSVSLMRDLWVGIPGHREAKINAALAYGGVPLMVQTVESLFNHRIDHVAMIDFEGFVGLTDALGGVEVNITKPFVSSHESYRFKQGPYLLDGEHALEFVRERYAFSDGDYQRVRNQQAFVQALFAKNLKPETLLNPVKVHNVISAIAPFISADRGLDAAALARLALELREVRSGDMKMFTLPTLGTGTSADGQSIVIPDRTAIAGISRALADDSLDTFVANKGLAGGH